A single region of the Microcella sp. genome encodes:
- a CDS encoding IclR family transcriptional regulator, which produces MTQATEGTKAAAAPTRTLQRGLRILEILATESRDSGLGVTEVATAVDLDKATTNRLLQTLSTLGYAYKDPDSKGYRLTGKLLSLSESFQSNLDVPRRIRPFLEQLRDETGHTVHFGIRELNRVVYILKLESTASVVIASAIGQSMPMHTTSLGKAILAGMPEVEREALYSTLTLERRTDRTITDLRRLREEIALTQARGYSVDDRENENSVTCVGSPLIDSTGAVVGAISASGPSYAVEGRVEELGRLCQGTAMTIRALL; this is translated from the coding sequence TTGACACAGGCAACCGAAGGCACGAAGGCAGCGGCGGCACCGACCCGAACGTTGCAACGGGGTCTGCGGATTCTCGAGATCCTTGCTACTGAGTCGCGTGACTCGGGACTCGGGGTGACAGAGGTTGCGACAGCCGTTGATCTCGACAAGGCAACCACCAACCGGTTGCTGCAGACACTGAGTACGTTGGGCTATGCCTACAAAGATCCAGATTCGAAGGGCTATCGGCTGACGGGCAAACTCCTCAGTCTCTCCGAGTCGTTTCAATCGAACCTCGATGTGCCGCGGCGCATTCGCCCGTTCCTCGAGCAGCTGCGCGACGAAACCGGCCACACGGTCCATTTCGGTATCCGCGAGTTGAATCGTGTCGTCTACATCCTGAAGCTCGAGTCGACCGCGTCGGTGGTGATCGCCTCAGCGATCGGTCAGAGCATGCCGATGCACACGACGTCTCTGGGCAAGGCGATCTTGGCGGGAATGCCCGAGGTCGAACGAGAAGCGTTGTACTCGACGCTCACGCTTGAACGGAGAACCGACAGGACGATCACCGACCTGCGCAGGCTGCGCGAAGAAATCGCGCTCACGCAAGCTCGCGGATACTCGGTCGACGATCGCGAGAACGAGAACTCGGTCACGTGCGTGGGGAGCCCTCTCATCGACTCGACGGGAGCGGTTGTCGGGGCGATCAGCGCCTCGGGGCCGAGCTATGCGGTCGAGGGTCGTGTCGAAGAGCTCGGCCGGCTCTGTCAGGGCACGGCGATGACGATTCGCGCACTGCTCTAG
- a CDS encoding carbohydrate ABC transporter permease, with translation MRRSTGRVGRRPAARFVVLGLLIVAAAAFFVPFFLVGINAFKSPAEYAVSGPLGLPGQLQIDSIIDFWQRTSFDQKLWNSLVISTTVAVGAVALSLLNAFALGIGRVRGRNWLLVIFLMGNLLPQEALAYPLYYLARAVGVYDTAIPVIVIFIVIHSAFGTYLLTSVLAHFPSEILEAARVDGAGKWRQLVQVVTPISLPTLMVLFVFFFIWTWNEFFLPLIFLASSSNQTVPVALGVLQGQHLTDATTSSAASLLGVLPAIIFFLIFQRTLVRGITAGAVK, from the coding sequence ATGCGTCGCTCAACAGGCAGGGTCGGGCGGCGACCCGCAGCTCGCTTTGTCGTGCTCGGGTTGCTCATTGTTGCCGCGGCGGCGTTCTTCGTGCCGTTCTTTCTCGTGGGCATCAACGCATTCAAGAGTCCGGCCGAATACGCGGTCAGCGGACCTCTTGGGCTGCCTGGGCAGCTGCAGATCGACTCGATCATCGACTTCTGGCAGAGGACGAGTTTTGATCAGAAGCTGTGGAACAGCCTCGTCATCAGCACGACTGTCGCAGTGGGCGCCGTCGCGTTATCACTGCTCAACGCTTTTGCGCTCGGCATCGGGCGTGTTCGAGGCCGCAACTGGCTGCTCGTGATCTTCTTGATGGGCAACCTGCTTCCGCAAGAGGCGCTGGCATACCCGCTCTACTACCTGGCGCGAGCGGTGGGGGTCTATGACACAGCGATTCCCGTCATCGTCATCTTCATCGTGATCCACTCAGCATTCGGCACCTACTTGTTGACATCCGTGCTTGCCCACTTCCCGAGCGAGATACTCGAAGCTGCACGCGTCGACGGCGCGGGCAAATGGCGACAGCTGGTGCAAGTGGTAACCCCGATTTCTCTGCCGACTCTGATGGTGCTCTTCGTGTTCTTCTTCATCTGGACCTGGAACGAGTTCTTCTTGCCGCTCATCTTCTTGGCGTCGTCGTCGAACCAGACAGTGCCGGTCGCCTTGGGTGTGCTGCAGGGCCAGCACCTCACAGATGCGACGACGTCGAGCGCCGCATCGCTGCTGGGGGTCTTGCCCGCGATCATCTTCTTTCTCATCTTCCAGCGCACGCTCGTTCGCGGCATCACTGCGGGAGCCGTCAAGTGA
- a CDS encoding enolase C-terminal domain-like protein has protein sequence MVSIGTMTDSRAIMLTIGTDEGFEGRYIEDDVMVVDQLCADPAILTDIVAAAVLGEDPTFRERIWQRLARLQRLHLTRFHDRILAVVDVALWDLAGHIHAQPIAHLIGAFRDEVPAYASTMMGEAKGPLSTPEGFGEFALQCRERGFGAFKLHTWAPLLTGDVDWRRDAEASRAVREMVGSEMKLMLDPWHFYDRYEALSLGRAIEELDYFWFEEPMSESSMSNYAWLCENLSIPITGPEIADGRVQARADWIRHGACDVARAGVLDIGGITPLLKFTAMCEALAVPYTLHLGGIASLHVLATSAMNGWFYERGLLHPNLDIDAVPAWLASPLEIMDSRGMMTLPVGPGLGYDLDQDYMKQHVEVLRETSLD, from the coding sequence ATGGTCTCGATCGGGACGATGACCGACTCACGAGCCATCATGCTCACGATCGGAACCGACGAAGGATTCGAGGGAAGATACATCGAAGACGATGTGATGGTTGTGGATCAGTTGTGTGCGGATCCGGCCATCTTGACCGACATCGTCGCCGCAGCCGTCTTAGGTGAAGATCCGACGTTCCGGGAGCGGATCTGGCAACGGCTCGCACGCCTGCAGAGACTGCACCTCACCAGATTTCATGACCGCATCCTGGCGGTCGTCGACGTGGCGCTGTGGGACCTCGCCGGGCACATCCACGCACAGCCCATCGCCCATCTCATCGGGGCATTCCGTGACGAGGTACCCGCATACGCGAGCACCATGATGGGTGAGGCAAAGGGGCCCCTGTCGACCCCGGAGGGTTTCGGGGAGTTCGCACTGCAATGCCGAGAACGAGGGTTCGGTGCGTTCAAACTCCACACCTGGGCGCCTCTGCTCACCGGCGACGTTGACTGGCGCCGCGACGCCGAGGCGTCGAGGGCGGTTCGAGAGATGGTCGGCAGCGAGATGAAGCTCATGCTCGACCCGTGGCACTTCTATGATCGCTACGAGGCGCTCTCACTGGGACGAGCAATCGAAGAGCTCGACTACTTCTGGTTCGAAGAACCCATGAGCGAAAGCTCGATGAGCAACTATGCATGGTTGTGCGAGAACCTGTCGATTCCGATCACCGGCCCCGAGATCGCCGATGGTCGCGTTCAAGCCAGGGCCGACTGGATCAGGCACGGTGCGTGCGACGTCGCCCGGGCGGGTGTGCTCGACATTGGGGGCATCACACCGCTGCTCAAGTTCACGGCAATGTGTGAAGCGCTCGCGGTGCCCTACACGCTGCACTTGGGGGGTATCGCGAGCCTCCATGTGCTCGCCACGAGCGCGATGAACGGCTGGTTCTACGAACGAGGTTTGCTGCATCCGAATCTCGACATCGACGCGGTTCCCGCATGGCTGGCTTCACCTCTCGAGATCATGGACTCGAGAGGCATGATGACGCTGCCTGTCGGCCCGGGCCTCGGATACGACCTCGACCAGGATTACATGAAGCAGCACGTCGAGGTGCTCCGAGAGACCTCCCTCGACTAG
- a CDS encoding sensor histidine kinase: MSTLSDLVHEHCDADETDIEWLHLLLADGQLIADLAFADIVLWVPTRSGSFIAVGHARPSSSATLFYRDFVGREVKPEWRQQVTQAFETAAIVDTSAPDWYEETPTRVRAVPVLRRPGRDGARVSEHPIAIITRHTNLSEARMPSRQELTFNECANDLFQMIAAGDFPDLGAPSGPRRGAPRASDGLLRLDLDGIVTFASPNGLSAFNRMGFVGELEGESLATVTTSLLAGRTMQVDESLPLVVTGRAPWRTDIESRGVTVTLRTIPLVRDGQRIGAIILVRDVTEVRHQERELITKDATIREIHHRVKNNLQTVASLLRIQARRAHSDSTKDALTQAMRRVAAIAVVHDTLSEGLSQNGDFDVVFSRVLMLIAEVASSHNTVVRPRSTGSFGTLPSEYATPLALALTELVTNAVEHGLEGRPDGEVEIVATRTHDTLSVKVRDNGAGMPEGVVGSGLGTQIVRTLIQGELGGTIDWHTLEGEGTEVTIDVPLLYLRKKRA, translated from the coding sequence GTGTCGACGCTCTCTGACCTGGTGCATGAGCACTGCGATGCCGACGAGACCGACATCGAGTGGCTGCACCTGTTGCTCGCCGACGGGCAGCTGATCGCCGACCTCGCCTTCGCCGACATCGTGCTGTGGGTGCCGACGCGCTCGGGCAGCTTCATCGCCGTCGGGCACGCGCGCCCCAGCAGCTCGGCCACCCTCTTCTACCGCGACTTCGTCGGCCGAGAGGTCAAACCCGAGTGGCGCCAACAGGTCACCCAAGCGTTCGAGACGGCGGCGATCGTCGACACCTCGGCGCCCGATTGGTATGAAGAGACGCCGACGCGAGTGCGGGCGGTGCCAGTGCTGCGCCGCCCGGGGCGAGACGGGGCGCGCGTGAGCGAGCATCCCATCGCCATCATCACCCGCCACACCAACCTCAGCGAAGCGCGCATGCCCAGCAGGCAAGAGCTCACCTTCAACGAGTGCGCCAACGACCTGTTTCAGATGATCGCGGCCGGCGACTTTCCTGACCTGGGCGCACCCAGCGGCCCCCGACGCGGAGCACCCCGAGCCTCAGACGGCCTGCTGCGCCTCGACCTCGACGGCATCGTCACCTTCGCCAGCCCCAACGGCCTGAGCGCGTTCAACCGCATGGGCTTCGTCGGCGAGCTCGAAGGCGAATCGCTCGCCACTGTCACCACCTCGCTGCTCGCCGGGCGCACCATGCAGGTCGACGAGTCGCTGCCGCTCGTCGTCACCGGTCGCGCGCCGTGGCGCACCGACATCGAGTCGCGCGGGGTGACGGTGACGCTGCGCACCATTCCGCTCGTGCGCGACGGCCAGCGCATCGGCGCGATCATTCTCGTGCGCGACGTCACCGAGGTGCGGCACCAAGAGCGCGAGCTCATCACGAAAGACGCCACCATTCGCGAGATTCACCACCGGGTGAAGAACAACCTGCAGACGGTCGCCTCGCTGCTGCGCATTCAGGCGCGACGCGCCCACTCTGATTCGACGAAGGATGCCCTGACGCAAGCCATGCGCCGCGTGGCCGCGATCGCCGTCGTGCACGACACCCTCAGCGAAGGGCTGTCGCAGAACGGCGACTTCGACGTGGTGTTCTCGCGCGTGCTCATGCTCATCGCCGAAGTGGCCTCGAGCCACAACACGGTGGTGCGCCCCCGGTCGACCGGAAGCTTCGGCACGCTGCCCAGCGAATACGCCACGCCGCTCGCGCTCGCCCTCACCGAACTCGTCACCAACGCCGTCGAGCACGGTCTCGAGGGTCGACCAGACGGCGAAGTCGAGATCGTCGCCACGCGCACGCACGACACCCTGTCGGTGAAGGTGCGCGACAACGGCGCCGGCATGCCCGAAGGGGTGGTCGGGTCGGGGCTCGGCACGCAGATCGTGCGCACGCTCATTCAGGGCGAGCTCGGCGGCACCATCGACTGGCACACGCTCGAAGGCGAAGGCACCGAGGTGACCATCGACGTGCCGCTGCTGTATTTGCGCAAGAAGCGGGCATGA
- a CDS encoding extracellular solute-binding protein: MKLKRGLSLSVAFAAAAALMLSACTAQQAEEGQVLRVWYQQDPNGPMGQAYQAAAEIFERENPGVRVEFEEKSFEQMRQSGSLFVNSASAPDVLEYNKGTSSTGLLVQQGLITNLTEVAEEYGWDDMMSPSLATTQRYQPNGIMGSGDWYAITNHLEFLLTYYNLDMFEEVGVEIPSDLAGLEAAMQAFVDAGITPLALSGAEYPAQHLWYELALSQADRDFVTAYQTYTDDVDFSGPEFTFATETIRDWVERGFISSDSVGLRANDMAAEFSSGRSPIMISGTWWYGGFIQSLPFEWEAQRLPGNDMHVGSGGNVWIVPEGSQQKDLAYAFIDATLRPEIQQLLGDLGGIPIAAENTDAISDPKSRALIEIANEVTEGDGLAFYPDWPVSGFYDILVAQNQALLEGSLTTEQFLAALQSAYDAHVATLNL; this comes from the coding sequence ATGAAGCTCAAGAGAGGCTTGTCACTGTCTGTCGCCTTCGCGGCAGCTGCAGCCCTGATGCTCTCGGCGTGCACTGCGCAACAGGCCGAAGAAGGCCAAGTGCTTCGAGTGTGGTACCAGCAAGACCCGAACGGCCCGATGGGCCAGGCCTATCAGGCAGCGGCCGAGATCTTTGAACGCGAGAACCCGGGCGTGCGCGTCGAGTTCGAAGAGAAGAGCTTCGAGCAGATGCGGCAGAGCGGGAGTTTGTTCGTCAATTCTGCTTCCGCGCCCGACGTGCTCGAATACAACAAGGGCACATCGTCCACCGGCCTGCTGGTGCAGCAGGGGCTCATCACCAACCTGACCGAGGTTGCTGAAGAGTATGGGTGGGACGACATGATGTCACCGAGCCTGGCCACGACTCAGCGCTACCAGCCGAACGGCATCATGGGTTCCGGAGACTGGTACGCCATCACCAACCACCTTGAGTTCTTGCTGACGTACTACAACCTCGACATGTTCGAAGAGGTGGGCGTCGAGATTCCGTCTGACCTCGCCGGCCTCGAGGCAGCGATGCAGGCATTCGTCGACGCCGGCATCACCCCGCTCGCCTTGAGCGGAGCCGAGTACCCGGCACAGCACTTGTGGTACGAGCTGGCCCTCAGCCAGGCTGATCGCGACTTCGTGACCGCGTACCAGACGTACACCGATGATGTCGATTTCAGCGGGCCGGAGTTCACTTTCGCCACAGAGACGATCCGCGACTGGGTAGAGCGTGGCTTCATCTCAAGCGATAGCGTCGGCCTCCGTGCGAACGACATGGCGGCGGAGTTCAGTTCGGGCAGGTCTCCCATCATGATCTCCGGTACGTGGTGGTATGGCGGGTTCATCCAGAGCCTGCCCTTCGAGTGGGAAGCGCAGCGACTGCCGGGCAACGACATGCACGTCGGCTCGGGAGGCAATGTCTGGATCGTTCCTGAGGGCTCGCAGCAGAAAGACCTCGCATACGCCTTCATTGACGCAACATTGCGGCCAGAGATCCAGCAGCTGCTCGGCGACCTCGGGGGCATCCCCATCGCCGCGGAGAACACCGACGCGATTTCCGACCCGAAGAGCCGAGCGCTGATCGAGATCGCCAACGAGGTTACGGAAGGCGACGGGCTCGCTTTCTATCCTGACTGGCCGGTGTCGGGCTTCTACGACATCTTGGTGGCGCAGAACCAGGCGCTGCTGGAGGGGTCGCTGACGACAGAGCAGTTCCTCGCTGCGCTGCAGTCGGCGTACGACGCACACGTCGCGACGCTGAATCTGTAG
- a CDS encoding WhiB family transcriptional regulator, with product MDWRDKAACLTADPELFFPVGNTGPAVDQIEKAKTVCGRCSVTETCLQYALETNQDSGVWGGLSEDERRALKRRAARARRAS from the coding sequence ATGGACTGGCGCGACAAAGCAGCCTGCCTCACGGCCGACCCCGAACTGTTCTTTCCGGTCGGCAACACGGGCCCGGCTGTCGATCAGATCGAAAAAGCGAAGACCGTCTGCGGCCGGTGCTCGGTCACCGAGACCTGCCTGCAGTACGCCCTCGAGACGAACCAAGACTCGGGTGTCTGGGGTGGCCTCAGCGAAGACGAGCGCCGTGCCCTCAAGCGCCGCGCCGCTCGCGCACGCCGCGCCTCATAA
- a CDS encoding SMP-30/gluconolactonase/LRE family protein, protein MFDDDRQPRVLYSGLVWAEGPAFLRDSGALYFSDVPSNTEYCWTEVGVEVSRRPSEFANGHTTDGSGRLITCEHRTRSVTRREHDGTRTTIASHFDGRRLNSPNDVVCHSDGSLWFTDPDYGIRSPDQGGVAAREQDGCFVFRVSPDGETVSLVADDFEMPNGLAFSPDESVLYVADSAYTEDATAPRHVRALGLGPEASVTSSRVLFTIDHGWPDGLRVDREGRIWCAAGDGVRCYSPEGALLGTVVLPEAAANLCFAEVGGRPVLIATATSSVYSVPLKDDLSVARA, encoded by the coding sequence ATGTTTGACGACGATCGGCAGCCTCGAGTGTTGTATTCGGGGCTCGTTTGGGCTGAAGGTCCGGCGTTCTTGCGAGATTCAGGCGCGCTGTACTTCAGCGACGTGCCGTCGAACACCGAGTACTGCTGGACGGAGGTCGGCGTCGAGGTCTCGCGTAGGCCGAGCGAGTTCGCGAATGGGCACACCACTGATGGGTCGGGGCGGCTCATCACCTGCGAGCATCGCACACGCAGCGTGACGCGCCGTGAGCACGATGGCACTCGAACGACGATCGCTTCGCACTTCGACGGGCGACGGTTGAACTCTCCGAACGATGTGGTCTGCCACTCTGACGGCAGCCTGTGGTTCACCGACCCCGACTACGGCATTCGGAGCCCGGACCAGGGCGGAGTCGCGGCGCGGGAGCAGGATGGATGCTTTGTCTTCAGGGTGTCACCCGATGGCGAGACGGTATCGCTCGTCGCAGACGATTTCGAGATGCCGAACGGCTTGGCGTTCTCCCCAGACGAGTCAGTGTTGTACGTCGCCGACAGCGCATATACCGAAGACGCAACCGCTCCGCGTCACGTGCGAGCGCTCGGTCTGGGGCCGGAAGCCTCGGTGACGTCGTCTCGCGTGCTGTTCACGATCGATCACGGGTGGCCGGATGGGCTCAGGGTTGATCGCGAGGGTCGGATCTGGTGCGCAGCCGGAGACGGTGTGCGGTGCTACTCGCCCGAAGGCGCACTGTTGGGCACGGTGGTGCTTCCGGAAGCGGCTGCCAACCTGTGCTTCGCGGAAGTGGGCGGGCGGCCTGTCCTCATCGCTACGGCCACGAGCTCGGTCTACTCGGTTCCGCTCAAGGACGACCTTTCCGTCGCTCGAGCATGA
- a CDS encoding carbohydrate ABC transporter permease, producing MHKRRSVKENYAVFLIPGIVLFAALIVMPFIANIAFSFTRWTGVGEPSWIGLENYIRLLDDDVFWMSFRNILAMIFSMAVVPTVIGLVLAAVLFDYVGRHVGQRSASAFRAIFYLPQVLPIAIAGIVWGWILHPTTGALNTALRGVGLDDLARNWLGDSSIALISVMFVMIWFQLGYPVVIFMAGLQRVDPSIYEAAELDGANWFQRFRHVTVPQIRPEIYVVVLTSTIYALKVFGPIYVLTRGGPANSTNVPSYFAYQNFFERANVGYGASISTILAVIVIVFAIVFLYAQRRSEAKSGLVSS from the coding sequence GTGCACAAGCGCAGAAGCGTGAAGGAGAACTACGCAGTCTTCCTCATCCCCGGAATCGTGCTGTTCGCAGCCTTGATCGTGATGCCGTTCATCGCGAACATCGCATTCAGCTTCACACGGTGGACGGGGGTGGGAGAGCCATCCTGGATCGGGCTGGAGAACTACATCAGGTTGCTTGATGATGACGTCTTCTGGATGTCGTTCCGCAACATTCTCGCCATGATCTTCTCGATGGCAGTCGTACCGACGGTCATCGGCCTCGTGCTGGCGGCTGTGCTGTTCGACTATGTCGGAAGACACGTTGGCCAACGGAGTGCCAGCGCGTTCCGGGCAATCTTCTACCTGCCGCAGGTGCTGCCCATCGCGATCGCCGGCATCGTGTGGGGATGGATTCTTCACCCGACGACGGGAGCCCTGAACACTGCACTCCGGGGTGTCGGGCTTGATGACCTCGCCCGAAACTGGCTCGGCGACTCCTCAATCGCGCTCATCTCGGTGATGTTCGTGATGATCTGGTTCCAGCTCGGGTATCCAGTCGTCATCTTCATGGCGGGTCTCCAGCGCGTAGATCCGTCGATCTACGAGGCGGCAGAACTTGACGGCGCCAACTGGTTCCAGCGCTTCAGGCATGTCACGGTGCCACAGATTCGCCCTGAGATCTACGTCGTTGTGCTGACGTCCACCATCTATGCGCTCAAGGTGTTCGGCCCGATCTACGTGCTGACTCGAGGCGGACCGGCGAACTCGACGAACGTGCCGTCATATTTCGCGTACCAGAACTTCTTCGAGAGAGCCAACGTCGGCTATGGCGCATCTATATCCACGATCCTTGCGGTGATCGTGATCGTGTTCGCGATCGTCTTCCTGTACGCGCAGCGACGAAGCGAAGCAAAGTCGGGGCTGGTGAGTTCATGA
- a CDS encoding fumarylacetoacetate hydrolase family protein: protein MAELLRLGRAEFRRVVETATRAVGESVTLLPPIDGRTEVWGGGVTYDRSRVARIEESESADVYERVYRADRPELFFKSPGWRVRTNHDPIAIRRDSALNVPEPELALWINAMGETLGYLVCNDMTSRSIEADNPLYLPQAKLYTDSCAISTGVVPFWAVDEPEALRITMSIDRGSTSVWKGSTSTANMARSFDELVRWLFADTDFPDGVILATGTGIVPELDFVVESGDLLTIEIDQVGTLSNRVVRHDAARPRVDEVRVAL from the coding sequence GTGGCAGAGCTTCTGAGACTCGGTCGCGCAGAGTTCCGGCGGGTCGTCGAGACGGCGACGAGGGCGGTCGGCGAGAGCGTCACCCTTCTGCCACCCATCGATGGCCGCACGGAGGTGTGGGGCGGCGGAGTGACCTACGACCGATCAAGAGTCGCACGCATAGAAGAGAGCGAGTCCGCTGACGTCTACGAGCGGGTCTACCGGGCGGATCGCCCTGAGCTCTTCTTCAAGTCGCCAGGGTGGCGCGTGCGAACCAATCATGACCCGATCGCCATACGTCGAGACTCAGCTCTCAACGTGCCCGAACCCGAACTCGCGCTGTGGATCAACGCAATGGGCGAAACGCTCGGTTACCTCGTGTGCAACGACATGACCTCGCGCAGTATCGAGGCAGACAATCCTCTGTACCTTCCGCAGGCGAAACTGTATACAGACAGTTGCGCGATCTCGACGGGAGTCGTTCCGTTCTGGGCCGTCGACGAGCCCGAAGCGCTCAGAATCACGATGTCGATCGATCGAGGTTCAACATCTGTATGGAAGGGGTCGACCTCGACCGCCAACATGGCCCGCAGCTTCGACGAGCTCGTGAGATGGCTGTTCGCAGACACCGACTTTCCTGACGGTGTCATTCTCGCTACCGGCACCGGAATCGTGCCCGAACTCGACTTCGTTGTCGAGTCGGGCGACCTCCTGACAATCGAGATCGATCAGGTCGGAACGCTCTCGAACCGTGTGGTGAGGCACGACGCAGCGAGACCCCGTGTCGATGAAGTGAGAGTTGCTCTCTAG
- a CDS encoding Gfo/Idh/MocA family oxidoreductase gives MNVAMVGGGFMGKAHAIAYAAMPMYFWPAPAIPVRATLVEATNERAADAAQQLGFAHWSSDWRSVIDDPQIDVVDIVTPNDLHEEMVIAAAQAGKHIICEKPLSLNASSARRMLEAAEAAGITHATAFNFRRIPAVVFARQLIDEGAIGDVLDFRGTYLQDWSADPTFPATWRFDKSRAGSGAIGDIGSHVIDFARYLVGEVRQVHAVSSTYIPERPDPESPAGALLRVDVDDWASIQLEFETGQRGSIEVSRLAHGRNNLLGFEVHGTRGTLVFDYEHRDQLKVALADDGARMSGFRTINTGPAHPYGHALWPGPALGNGYAESKIIECFEFFTALTEGRPADPSFVDGYRTAAIVDAIIASTEARAWVEVDSS, from the coding sequence GTGAATGTCGCCATGGTCGGCGGCGGCTTCATGGGAAAGGCACATGCCATCGCCTACGCCGCAATGCCCATGTACTTCTGGCCTGCACCGGCGATTCCCGTTCGTGCGACGCTCGTGGAGGCGACCAACGAGAGGGCGGCGGATGCCGCGCAACAGCTCGGCTTCGCTCACTGGTCGTCTGACTGGCGTTCGGTGATCGACGATCCCCAGATCGACGTCGTCGACATCGTCACGCCTAACGATCTGCATGAAGAGATGGTCATCGCGGCAGCGCAGGCTGGCAAGCACATCATCTGCGAAAAGCCTTTGTCGCTCAATGCGTCAAGTGCTCGTCGCATGCTGGAGGCAGCCGAAGCTGCGGGAATCACGCATGCGACTGCGTTCAACTTTCGGCGCATTCCAGCGGTGGTGTTCGCCCGGCAGCTCATCGACGAGGGGGCGATCGGTGACGTGCTCGACTTTCGCGGCACCTATCTGCAGGACTGGTCTGCTGACCCCACCTTTCCTGCAACCTGGCGATTCGACAAGAGTCGCGCGGGAAGCGGTGCCATCGGCGATATCGGATCTCATGTCATCGACTTTGCTCGGTATCTCGTCGGTGAGGTCAGGCAGGTGCATGCAGTTTCGTCGACCTACATTCCTGAGCGCCCTGATCCCGAGTCGCCAGCGGGGGCCCTGCTCCGCGTCGACGTCGACGACTGGGCTTCGATTCAGCTCGAGTTCGAGACAGGGCAGCGGGGCTCGATCGAAGTGTCTCGGCTCGCGCACGGTCGCAACAATCTGCTCGGGTTCGAAGTGCATGGAACCCGTGGAACCCTCGTGTTCGATTACGAGCATCGCGACCAGCTCAAAGTCGCCCTCGCCGACGACGGCGCGCGAATGTCGGGCTTTCGCACGATCAACACCGGCCCGGCGCATCCATATGGCCACGCTCTATGGCCGGGGCCGGCGCTCGGCAACGGCTATGCAGAATCGAAGATTATCGAGTGCTTCGAATTCTTCACTGCTCTCACTGAAGGCAGGCCCGCCGACCCGAGCTTCGTCGACGGATACCGCACCGCCGCGATCGTCGACGCGATCATCGCGTCAACTGAGGCGAGAGCCTGGGTAGAGGTCGACTCGTCGTGA